From a single Bacillota bacterium genomic region:
- a CDS encoding DUF433 domain-containing protein yields the protein MTKPFGRIIVDPEICMGQPVIRGLRITVAFVLKLLASGMTNEAILKAYPELKTEDILQAIGYAAWLAGEYHRPMPASFSPS from the coding sequence ATGACGAAACCATTTGGTCGCATAATTGTGGATCCTGAGATTTGCATGGGGCAGCCAGTCATTAGGGGACTACGCATTACTGTGGCCTTTGTTCTCAAGTTGCTGGCTTCTGGTATGACTAACGAGGCAATTCTGAAGGCCTACCCAGAACTCAAGACAGAAGACATACTTCAAGCCATTGGCTATGCAGCATGGCTTGCCGGAGAATATCATCGCCCTATGCCGGCTTCATTTAGCCCATCATGA